ttattttcaagcttatcaataaatattgtcattattattatttattaattatttatttattatcttattTACAGATTTCAATTTGCGGCATACCGAGATTACATGttagagtaaaaatatttatttattaatttatgataaaattattttaaaaaaactaaaacaaaaTTAGTTTGAACTaaagagacaaaaaaattgtaaattaaaaaaaaataaattcaaaattaataaccaACAAGAACAAGAAAAGTTTGACAATCGCCAGAAGAACGACAAATAAAAATGGGTATACAAGATTTTCAAACTTTCTTAGACAGTAATTGCGTAGCAGGAGGTGCAGTTACCgtggatttattaaaaattgcacgGCAAGTTATTCAGAGACAGCGAAATCGCCTTAATAAAGCTCAATCATTGCAATCACCATTATTGCGTCTTGTTCTGGATGCCGAGTGTTGTCTAGATCGTCTTTACGGTGGATATTTTTCAGGTTTGTTCTGTAATATATTTaagtaaacaataaattataaatactatttaaaaagttgttggtaataataaatgttattgtgatttaaataaataaatgttatatttttaattgaatagaCTGGGCGTGCGGTGGACAATGGAATCGTATGCTCCAGTTTCTCGCTATTTTAATTCAAGCGACTGAGCTGTCAGGAGTTGACTTGGTGGTATTTTTCAATGGTTGCAATGAAGCTCCACGTCGCTCTGAGTGGATTCAGCAGCAGCTTCAGATGCGTAATAAAGTTAATAATGTACGTTATTAACAATACAAACAAGATAATAGTTTAGACAAagaagaaataatatttacactgatgattacttttttattttatttaataataggTTTTAAAACACATTGCCACTAAAGGAACCCCACCACCTAAAATTTGGTGGACACCTCCTGTTTGTTTACGCACTAGTTTACGTATGGCATTACGTCATTTGAAAGTATCTGTGGTAATTATCATTAAGTagacgattaaaaaatttttttacttggtattaattgtttattttaattaaagatgTGTAGTATGGATGATCATCATCAAGAAGTTATTGCATATTGtcgtgaaaataattttaatgggCTCGTTGCCGATGACGGAGAGTATGCAGCTTTTGATCCGCCTCGTTATTTTTCTTCAGAACAATTAAAACTAACGTACAAAGGGTCTTTGGACACTAAAGAATATTTAATGTCAGAAGTTAATAAATCACTTGGAGTATCAGCAGAACGATCTTGTATACTAGCTGCATTACTcggaaattatattttgacaGAACAAGAACtaactgatttttataaaagattgaatataaatataactgggccaaataaaacaaatattgatcaatcaattaaaataatagcgGCATTTGTTAAAGATCTTCCGTCAATTTGCAAAGACGTTGTGGCTCAAAAAGTATTTGGCTCACTGACTGATCCTAGATGTTCAAAACTTTATCAGTCCGTCCAATATTATATTAACGGAACCAAGGAAGGTTTTTTGCATTACAAAACATCTAAGCCAAATAAAGGTCAgttactttaatttaaataaataattattcattattcattttaattatcaatttatttatttgaaatataaattttacagcttGCAAACCAGAAGCTAAAAAACCGGTTGTAAATAAACAAAGTTCGGCAGAAACAGCGGTGATTGATGGAAATTGCACCATGGGAACATCACGATTTGCTTCAGAAACTGCTGAAAGTGAACGTGAAAGTTTGGACGCGTACAATCAAGCAACGGCAAATGCTAAAGCAGCGCCGCAAATTGTCATTGAACCACCAGGGCTTCAGTCTCAGGTAGACGGTGACAACGCTAAAACTGAAGATGACCAGCATGCTGCAGAGCCAACTGTAAATGGTACACACAACAATTTACTGAGTTCATCAAGCTCCGGTAGCAGCTCATCAGCCACCTCACCATCCCACGTCACTACTGAGCAACCCAAGACATCTGAAAAACCCATCAGTATTCCAACTACTGTTCCCGAAGTTATGAGAACTGCTTCTGAACGTCATCAGAAAGGTTTAATGTCACCTCATATCTATCAAATACTCGCTACTGGTGAAATTAAACTTCCCGTATTACTGGAAGATGAAAATAACTGTGAATTCCCGTCTATTCACGTCATTTATCGACCGGTAAGACAAATGGTCTatgctattttatttaatctccaccatcaaatatttatggcgactaaaaataaagaaaaaggaggtaattaatttatttcatcattAATTGGCAGTTATTACTGACATGACAATTATTTGAGTATTGATgtttcattttattcatttatttttttttaaatagaccatgaaaaaattgaagtgcCTGATATTGTAATTAAAGAATGGATATGGTCAAAAACAAATCCATATCAATCGCCAGAACTTATTAAAGCTGAACAAATAGGATGGGGTGTACCAACAATCCAGCGTCTGTGGTTCGGGTaagtcatttaatatttaaatgtaatttattttgttgtaatttatgcattagtttaaaataaaaatggttaTGGTGTACAACTGaagttgttatttaaatattaaacgtGACTTTTAGCAACTGGatgttcattattaataaatagagtttGCTCTggagaatattttaaatgtgtGTTGGCTATTCTGTGTACATGGTAGTAATTTTGTGTTTGTGTATTTCAATTTGTGTATActgtagaattaaaatttccatCTAAAGTATCtctaaatgttttatttatgccattaatttaatttaacagaactggaattgaagacaaacgcCGCAGACTTCGCGGATTCCTCACGTGCATGAAGTCAGATACATCCCTCATGTTGAATATTTCTTATGTACCCCAACACTTGCTGGTCATGTCTTGTGTACTAAGGTAATTTAtcttatcttttatttatttatatttaaatttatcagtgCGATTTAATttactctaaaaaattttaatcagataCATCATGAGTTTTtcggacaaaataaaaatattgcgGCGTCAAGAACTCGATGCTTTTATTGTTCAAGCATTTTCTCCGGATTTAATGAACCCTCAGTACCTCCAAGACCTTCAGGTACATATTGaacccgaaaaaaaatttttgctgttaaataattgcaattaaaatataaatttttctagctTCCGCTTGTAACATTCCGTGGGGTTCAACTGGCCACCTTGTTCATGGCCGGTGTAGAGACAGCCCTTTTAGCTAATGATGCTTGTGGTGCTCCGATTCCTTGGCTCATGTGCTGTCCCTGGTTGTTCTTTGATGGAAAGCTGTTCCATCACACACTAGCACGTGCTGCGGTGGCTAAAAATCTTCTTGAGCTCTGTGGGGGTCACATTGATCGCGTTGTAAAAGTTGAAAGAATGCGTAAAGCAATCACTGAAGGTTTTAATCCTGTATACGCTCGACCACCACAGCCACCAATAacaccaagtaatttttttaaattaattagtcaacTAATTTGctctgtaaatattttattttgacgttATTCCTTAAAATTATCCAGATATAATTCCTGGCTTCCGACCGCTGCCACTGACATCAAATGGTCTGCCAGTTAGTTGTGCATTGAATGACAATCAAAGTCGTGCTCGTATCAATCGTCCAGGAAATATTTTGCCACGTGAATTAATTCGCAGATCTGTACCATCGCGCGGTGGACAGTTGGAAATTGCTGGAGTCGTTGTTGGTCAATGGGGCGCTAATTACGGTCAGCCAGGAAGGATCCAAGGTCATCAGCCATTACAAGGACATCTTCGTGGAAGATTTCCTCCAcaggtaaaaattaattatgttttgTAAATTACTGCAATAAGCACGACGTAATTGTCTTGAGATATTTTGTCATTAAATTGTTTactgttttataattttatgaactGCCTGATTTATTGTCaatatcaaatatattatagAGATAGTGTAATAtgtgtattttatttgtaacgCTAATCCTATTATTGGAGCTCCAGATTGTGGATGCATTGGTGAGAATCAgtagtctgttttaaataattcaaatttttaagctATCAATTAACGCGCGCacgaataatattattatttgaatttgaagtTTGTTGTGTGATGTAGAATTTTGATGTTAATTGTTTTAGGTGCCATTGCCGCGTTTGAATGCTCGTATGTTTCAATCACGAGGAGGCAATAATTCAATTGCAACTCGTGGAAAGAAAACTCAAATGAaagtaagtaattatttattttttttatttataatttattatattgtaatgtattttatttatttataggcAACGAGCAAGAAGAAGTCTGCGGTTAAGAAAAATCAAGAAAACGATACGAAGAAAGATTCGAAAAATCGAGACAATACAGATGACGAAGTTAATGCTGATGCCTTTTCGTAAGTTTATTGAAGACaccgtaattaaaattttaaaatctcgattatttttttgctaaaattgtaaattttttattctagtaAATTATCGGTAAAAGATGTAAATGCCAAAGAAAAAACAGCAGGATCTAATCAACAAACTGACAGTGTTGTCAACGGTGGTAGCAAACCCCAGGAGAAGGGTCAAGGTGATGCATCTCTCAATGCATCGCAAAcggtaaaagaaaattaaattcacccgaaataaaatttttatttcgggTTCTGGGACGGAGGAAGAATATTTTATGCTCTCGGATGTGACGAAAGACCGCAGCTAATATCTTTATATGACTATCGAGCGGTCGTGCAcaaaaatatactttattatttt
This genomic interval from Microplitis mediator isolate UGA2020A chromosome 2, iyMicMedi2.1, whole genome shotgun sequence contains the following:
- the LOC130664087 gene encoding constitutive coactivator of PPAR-gamma-like protein 1 homolog isoform X1; amino-acid sequence: MGIQDFQTFLDSNCVAGGAVTVDLLKIARQVIQRQRNRLNKAQSLQSPLLRLVLDAECCLDRLYGGYFSDWACGGQWNRMLQFLAILIQATELSGVDLVVFFNGCNEAPRRSEWIQQQLQMRNKVNNVLKHIATKGTPPPKIWWTPPVCLRTSLRMALRHLKVSVMCSMDDHHQEVIAYCRENNFNGLVADDGEYAAFDPPRYFSSEQLKLTYKGSLDTKEYLMSEVNKSLGVSAERSCILAALLGNYILTEQELTDFYKRLNINITGPNKTNIDQSIKIIAAFVKDLPSICKDVVAQKVFGSLTDPRCSKLYQSVQYYINGTKEGFLHYKTSKPNKACKPEAKKPVVNKQSSAETAVIDGNCTMGTSRFASETAESERESLDAYNQATANAKAAPQIVIEPPGLQSQVDGDNAKTEDDQHAAEPTVNGTHNNLLSSSSSGSSSSATSPSHVTTEQPKTSEKPISIPTTVPEVMRTASERHQKGLMSPHIYQILATGEIKLPVLLEDENNCEFPSIHVIYRPVRQMVYAILFNLHHQIFMATKNKEKGDHEKIEVPDIVIKEWIWSKTNPYQSPELIKAEQIGWGVPTIQRLWFGTGIEDKRRRLRGFLTCMKSDTSLMLNISYVPQHLLVMSCVLRYIMSFSDKIKILRRQELDAFIVQAFSPDLMNPQYLQDLQLPLVTFRGVQLATLFMAGVETALLANDACGAPIPWLMCCPWLFFDGKLFHHTLARAAVAKNLLELCGGHIDRVVKVERMRKAITEGFNPVYARPPQPPITPNIIPGFRPLPLTSNGLPVSCALNDNQSRARINRPGNILPRELIRRSVPSRGGQLEIAGVVVGQWGANYGQPGRIQGHQPLQGHLRGRFPPQLQIVDALVPLPRLNARMFQSRGGNNSIATRGKKTQMKATSKKKSAVKKNQENDTKKDSKNRDNTDDEVNADAFSKLSVKDVNAKEKTAGSNQQTDSVVNGGSKPQEKGQGDASLNASQTVKEN
- the LOC130664087 gene encoding constitutive coactivator of PPAR-gamma-like protein 1 homolog isoform X2 → MGIQDFQTFLDSNCVAGGAVTVDLLKIARQVIQRQRNRLNKAQSLQSPLLRLVLDAECCLDRLYGGYFSDWACGGQWNRMLQFLAILIQATELSGVDLVVFFNGCNEAPRRSEWIQQQLQMRNKVNNVLKHIATKGTPPPKIWWTPPVCLRTSLRMALRHLKVSVMCSMDDHHQEVIAYCRENNFNGLVADDGEYAAFDPPRYFSSEQLKLTYKGSLDTKEYLMSEVNKSLGVSAERSCILAALLGNYILTEQELTDFYKRLNINITGPNKTNIDQSIKIIAAFVKDLPSICKDVVAQKVFGSLTDPRCSKLYQSVQYYINGTKEGFLHYKTSKPNKACKPEAKKPVVNKQSSAETAVIDGNCTMGTSRFASETAESERESLDAYNQATANAKAAPQIVIEPPGLQSQVDGDNAKTEDDQHAAEPTVNGTHNNLLSSSSSGSSSSATSPSHVTTEQPKTSEKPISIPTTVPEVMRTASERHQKGLMSPHIYQILATGEIKLPVLLEDENNCEFPSIHVIYRPVRQMVYAILFNLHHQIFMATKNKEKGDHEKIEVPDIVIKEWIWSKTNPYQSPELIKAEQIGWGVPTIQRLWFGTGIEDKRRRLRGFLTCMKSDTSLMLNISYVPQHLLVMSCVLRYIMSFSDKIKILRRQELDAFIVQAFSPDLMNPQYLQDLQLPLVTFRGVQLATLFMAGVETALLANDACGAPIPWLMCCPWLFFDGKLFHHTLARAAVAKNLLELCGGHIDRVVKVERMRKAITEGFNPVYARPPQPPITPNIIPGFRPLPLTSNGLPVSCALNDNQSRARINRPGNILPRELIRRSVPSRGGQLEIAGVVVGQWGANYGQPGRIQGHQPLQGHLRGRFPPQVPLPRLNARMFQSRGGNNSIATRGKKTQMKATSKKKSAVKKNQENDTKKDSKNRDNTDDEVNADAFSKLSVKDVNAKEKTAGSNQQTDSVVNGGSKPQEKGQGDASLNASQTVKEN